The following proteins come from a genomic window of Lolium rigidum isolate FL_2022 chromosome 5, APGP_CSIRO_Lrig_0.1, whole genome shotgun sequence:
- the LOC124652893 gene encoding thiol protease aleurain-like, protein MAHGRILLAALAVLATAAVAAASFADSNPIRPVTERAASTVESTVLGALGRTRHALRFARFAVRHGKSYESAAEVQRRFRIFSESLAEVRSTNRKGLSYKLGINRFSDMSWEEFRAAKLGAAQTCSATLAGNHLMRDANALPETKDWRETGIVSPVKDQASCGSCWTFSTTGALEAAYTQATGKNISLSEQQLVDCAGAYNNFGCNGGLPSQAFEYIKYNGGIDTEESYPYKGVNGVCKYRPENAAVQVADSVNITLNAEDELKNAVGLVRPVSVAFEVIDGFKQYKSGVYTSDHCGTTPDDVNHAVLAVGYGVENGVPYWLIKNSWGADWGEDGYFKMELGKNMCAVATCASYPILAA, encoded by the exons atggcccacgGCCGCATCCTCCTCGCGGCGCTCGCCgtcctcgccaccgccgccgtagccgccgcctccttcgccgACTCCAACCCGATCCGGCCCGTCACCGAGCGCGCCGCCTCGACGGTCGAGTCAACGGTCCTCGGCGCGCTCGGCCGCACCCGCCACGCCCTCCGCTTCGCGCGCTTCGCCGTCAG GCACGGCAAGAGCTACGAGAGCGCGGCGGAGGTGCAGAGGCGGTTCCGGATCTTCTCCGAGAGCCTCGCGGAGGTCCGCTCCACCAACCGGAAGGGCCTCTCCTACAAGCTCGGCATCAACC GCTTCTCTGACATGAGCTGGGAGGAGTTCCGGGCGGCCAAGCTCGGCGCCGCGCAGACCTGCTCGGCCACGCTCGCCGGCAACCACCTGATGCGTGACGCCAACGCGCTCCCGGAGACC AAAGACTGGAGGGAGACTGGAATCGTTAGCCCTGTAAAAGACCAGGCAAGCTGCGGCTCCTGCTGGACCTTCAG CACTACTGGAGCACTTGAGGCAGCATATACTCAGGCGACTGGAAAGAACATCTCTCTTTCTGAGCAACAGCTGGTTGACTGTGCCGGTGCATACAACAATTTTGGATGCAACGGAGGTCTTCcatcccaggcatttgagtaCATCAAGTACAATGGTGGCATTGACACCGAGGAGTCTTACCCTTACAAGGGTGTCAATGGCGTCTGCAAATACAGGCCTGAAAATGCTGCAGTTCAAGTTGCGGACTCGGTCAACATCACTCTG AATGCTGAGGATGAACTGAAGAATGCTGTCGGGTTGGTTCGCCCAGTCAGTGTTGCCTTTGAGGTGATCGACGGTTTCAAGCAGTACAAGAGCGGAGTTTACACTAGTGACCATTGTGGAACTACTCCTGAC GATGTGAACCACGCTGTTCTTGCTGTTGGCTACGGTGTGGAGAATGGCGTCCCGTATTGGCTCATCAAGAACTCATGGGGAGCCGACTGGGGTGAAGACGGTTACTTCAAGATGGAGCTGGGAAAGAACATGTGTG CTGTCGCTACCTGCGCATCCTACCCTATCTTGGCGGCATGA